The DNA window TGGACGAGTATATGCGCCTGTTCTACACCGGCAACTTCTTCCAACTGCTGAACCCGTTCGGTCTGTTGGCGGGCGTGGTCAGCCTGACCATGCTGGTCACCCAGGGTGCGACCTACCTGCAAATGCGCACCACCGGCGAGATCCACCTGCGTTCACGCGCTGCGGCACAGATCGCGACGCTGATCATGGCGGTGTGCTTCCTGCTGGCGGGCGTATGGCTGGTGAAAGGCATCGACGGCTTCGTCGTGACGTCGGCGCTGGACACCATGGCGGAATCCAACCCGATGCGTAAAGAAGTGGCGCATCAGGCCGGTGCCTGGCTGATCAACTTCAACAAGTATCCGCTGCTGTGGGCGCTGCCTGCGCTGGGCGTGGTGCTGCCGTTGTTCACCATCCTGTTCTCGCGTCTGGAGAAAGGCGCGCTGGCGTTCGTCACCTCGTCGCTGACCATCGCCTGCGTCATCCTCACCGCCGGGGTCACCATGTTCCCGTTCGTGATGCCGTCCAGCACCGTGCCTAACGTCAGCCTGACCATGTGGGACGCGACGTCGAGCCTGTTGACGCTGAAAGTGATGACCGTCGTGGCGGCGATCTTCGTGCCTATCGTTTTGGCGTACACCAGCTGGTCGTACTACAAAATGTTCGGTCGCCTCGACAAGAACTACATCGAAAACAACAAGCATTCGCTGTACTAAGGATAAGGAGCTAAACCATGTGGTATTTTGCCTGGATTCTCGGAACGCTTCTTGCCTGCGCCTTCGGCATCATCACGGCGCTGGCGCTTGAGCAGAGCGAAGCGACCAAAGCTCAGCAAGACGGTAAGTGATGAGCTCGTCCGTGATTGACAAGCTGTACGCTGTCACCGACAAGGGCCCGATCCGGGCCCTTTCCCTGGTGCTGGCGTTGATTTTGGCGGGATGCGTGTTCTGGGATCCGACGCGTTTCGCCGCCAAAACCAGCTCGCTGGAGATTTGGGAAGGGCTGTTGCTGATTTGGGCGGTGTGCGCCGGGGTGATCCACGGTTTCGGATTCCGCCCGCAGCGCAGCGTCTGGCGCGCCTTTTTCGCGCCGCTTCCCGCAATTGTGATCTTGTGCGCAGGATTACTTTACGTTTCTTTATAATCTCCCTGATGTCCCCATGTTATGGGCCCTCACGGCCCATAATTATTTTCATTCCCATCTTGTAACCCATTCCCAACCCGATCCGTCTTGCGTATAGTAGCAGCGTTAAATTGCATTGCTGGGAAGTAGAGTGAGTAATACGTTGTTTCGATGGCCGGTTCGCGTTTACTACGAGGATACCGATGCCAGTGGTGTGGTCTATCACGCCCGCTACGTCGCCTTTTTTGAAAGAGCGCGCACAGAGATGCTGCGTCAGCACAACTTTCATCAACAGCAGCTGCTCAGTGAACAAGTCGCTTTTGTCGTCCGGCGCATGACGGTGGATTATCTGGCTCCGGCTCGTCTCGACGAGCAACTGGAGGTCCAGAGCGAAATCACCTGTCTGCGCGGGGCTTCTCTCACGTTTGCTCAACGCATTGTCAATTCTGACGGGGCCCTACTGAGCCAGGCTGATGTCCTGATTGCCTGTATTGATCCACACCAAATGAAGCCAAGAGCGCTTCCTAAGTCTATTGTCGCGGAGTTTAAGCAGTGACTGACATGAACATCCTAGATTTATTCTTGAAGGCGAGCCTGCTGGTTAAGCTTATCATGTTGATTTTGATATGCTTCTCGGTAGCATCTTGGGCGATCATCATTCAGCGTACCCGCATCCTCAATGCGGCGACGCGTGACGCCGAAGCCTTTGAAGACAAATTCTGGTCCGGTATCGAGCTTTCCCGTCTGTACCAGGAAAGTCAGGCGCGTCGCGATAGCCTGACCGGTTCCGAGCAGATCTTCCATTCCGGATTCAAAGAGTTCGCCCGCCTGCACCGCGCCAACAACCATGCGCCGGAGTCGGTGATCGAAGGGGCGTCGCGTGCGATGCGCATTTCTATGAACCGCGAGCTGGAAACGCTGGAAACCCATATTCCGTTCCTCGGCACCGTCGGTTCGATCAGCCCGTACATCGGCCTGTTCGGCACCGTGTGGGGGATCATGCACGCCTTTATTGCGCTGGGCGCGGTGAAGCAAGCCACGCTGCAGATGGTGGCGCCGGGTATCGCCGAAGCACTGATCGCCACCGCGATCGGTCTGTTCGCCGCCATCCCGGCGGTAATGGCCTATAACCGTCTCAACCAGCGCGTCAACAAGCTTGAGCAGAATTACGACAACTTTATGGAAGAGTTCACCGCTATTCTGCATCGTCAGGCCTTCTCCAGCGACAGCAAATAAGTAGGAGGTAGCATGGCGAGAGTACGTGGACGTAGTCGGCGCGAGCTGAAGTCCGAAATTAACATCGTTCCGCTGCTCGACGTGTTGCTGGTGCTGCTGCTGATCTTTATGGCAACCGCGCCAATCATCACGCAGAGCGTGGAAGTTGACCTGCCGGACGCCACCGATTCCAAAACGGTGTCCAGCGATGACAATCCGCCGGTGATCCTCGAGGTTTCCGGCGTAGGTCAATACACCCTGGTGGTGGATCACAACCGTATGGAGCTGCTGCCGCCTGAGCAAGTCGCGGCCGAAGCCAAGTCGCGTTTGGCGGCTAACCCGAAAACGGTCTTTTTGATCGGCGGTGCGAAGGAAGTCCCTTACGATGAGATTATCAAGGCATTGAATATTCTCCATCAGGCGGGCGTGGCTTCCGTGGGGCTGATGACCCAGCCGATCTGACCGTAAGGCGAACGGCAACCCGGTTCCTGCGCTGCGGCCCAGGAACCCCGTATAAGCAACACCAGTTTTTGGGAATCTATTTTGGTAAAGGCAACTGAGCAAAACGATAAGCTGAACCGCGCCGTTATTGTTTCGGTCGTTCTGCACTTCATATTGATTGCCCTGCTGATTTGGGGATCGCTGCAGGAAAAGGTCGACATGGGCGCCGGCGGTGGCGGTGATGGCACCGTGGTGGGCGCAGTGATGGTCGATCCTGGCGCGGTGGTGGAGCAATACAACCGCCAGCAGCAGCAGAGCAACGATGCGCAGCGTGCCGAGAAGCAGCGCCAGAAAAAGGCGGAGCAACAGGCCGAAGAGCTTCAGCAGAAGCAGGCGGAGCAGCAACAGCGCCTGAAAGAGCTGGAGAAAGAGCGTTTGGCGGCGCAGGAGAAAGCTGCGCAGGACGCCAAAGCGCAGGCTGAGCAACAGCAGAAGGCAGCGGAGCAGCAGAAACAGGCCGCCGAGCAGCAAAAAGCGGCGGAAGCCGCCGCAGCCAAGGCCAAAGAGCAACAGAAGGTCGCCGAAGCCGCCGCCGCTAAGGCGAAGGCCGAAGCGGACAAGGTCGCCAAGGCGCAGGCGGACGCGCAGAAGAAAGCCGAAGCGGAAGCCAAGAAAGAAGCGGCCGCCGCTGCCGCCGCCAAGAAACAGGCGGAAGAGGCGAAGAAAGCTGCCGCCGCCGCCGCAGAGCAAAAAGCCGCAGAGGCTGCAGAGAAGAAAGCGGCCGCTGAAGCCGAGAAGAAAGCCGCAGCGGAAGCCGAGAAGAAGGCTGCCGCCGAGGCAGAGAAGAAAGCGGCCGCCGCTGAGAAAGCTGCGGCAGCCAAGAAAGCCGCTGCGGATGCCAAGAAGAAGGCCGCCGCTGAGGCTGCGAAACAATCGGATGAAGTTAGCGATCTGTTTGGCGGCCTGGCGGACGGCAAGAACGCGCCGAAAGGCGGCGGCGCCAAATC is part of the Serratia marcescens genome and encodes:
- the cydB gene encoding cytochrome d ubiquinol oxidase subunit II — protein: MFDYEVLRFIWWVLVGVLLIGFAVTDGFDMGVGILVRIIGKTDTERRVMINSIAPHWDGNQVWLITAGGALFAAWPMVYAAAFSGFYVAMILVLAALFFRPVGFDYRSKLESSRWRNMWDWGIFIGSFVPAVVFGVAFGNLLQGVPFHMDEYMRLFYTGNFFQLLNPFGLLAGVVSLTMLVTQGATYLQMRTTGEIHLRSRAAAQIATLIMAVCFLLAGVWLVKGIDGFVVTSALDTMAESNPMRKEVAHQAGAWLINFNKYPLLWALPALGVVLPLFTILFSRLEKGALAFVTSSLTIACVILTAGVTMFPFVMPSSTVPNVSLTMWDATSSLLTLKVMTVVAAIFVPIVLAYTSWSYYKMFGRLDKNYIENNKHSLY
- the cydX gene encoding cytochrome bd-I oxidase subunit CydX, whose protein sequence is MWYFAWILGTLLACAFGIITALALEQSEATKAQQDGK
- the ybgE gene encoding cyd operon protein YbgE; translated protein: MSSSVIDKLYAVTDKGPIRALSLVLALILAGCVFWDPTRFAAKTSSLEIWEGLLLIWAVCAGVIHGFGFRPQRSVWRAFFAPLPAIVILCAGLLYVSL
- the ybgC gene encoding tol-pal system-associated acyl-CoA thioesterase: MSNTLFRWPVRVYYEDTDASGVVYHARYVAFFERARTEMLRQHNFHQQQLLSEQVAFVVRRMTVDYLAPARLDEQLEVQSEITCLRGASLTFAQRIVNSDGALLSQADVLIACIDPHQMKPRALPKSIVAEFKQ
- the tolQ gene encoding Tol-Pal system protein TolQ, giving the protein MTDMNILDLFLKASLLVKLIMLILICFSVASWAIIIQRTRILNAATRDAEAFEDKFWSGIELSRLYQESQARRDSLTGSEQIFHSGFKEFARLHRANNHAPESVIEGASRAMRISMNRELETLETHIPFLGTVGSISPYIGLFGTVWGIMHAFIALGAVKQATLQMVAPGIAEALIATAIGLFAAIPAVMAYNRLNQRVNKLEQNYDNFMEEFTAILHRQAFSSDSK
- the tolR gene encoding colicin uptake protein TolR gives rise to the protein MARVRGRSRRELKSEINIVPLLDVLLVLLLIFMATAPIITQSVEVDLPDATDSKTVSSDDNPPVILEVSGVGQYTLVVDHNRMELLPPEQVAAEAKSRLAANPKTVFLIGGAKEVPYDEIIKALNILHQAGVASVGLMTQPI
- the tolA gene encoding cell envelope integrity protein TolA — translated: MVKATEQNDKLNRAVIVSVVLHFILIALLIWGSLQEKVDMGAGGGGDGTVVGAVMVDPGAVVEQYNRQQQQSNDAQRAEKQRQKKAEQQAEELQQKQAEQQQRLKELEKERLAAQEKAAQDAKAQAEQQQKAAEQQKQAAEQQKAAEAAAAKAKEQQKVAEAAAAKAKAEADKVAKAQADAQKKAEAEAKKEAAAAAAAKKQAEEAKKAAAAAAEQKAAEAAEKKAAAEAEKKAAAEAEKKAAAEAEKKAAAAEKAAAAKKAAADAKKKAAAEAAKQSDEVSDLFGGLADGKNAPKGGGAKSKGDGKPTGQGNAKAAGASGADISGYMGQIQGAIQSKFYDASSFAGKTCDLRIKLAPDGLLISVQAAGGDPALCQAAVSAAKLAHIPKPPSDAVYQHFKNSILEFKPQ